In a genomic window of Sporosarcina trichiuri:
- a CDS encoding response regulator transcription factor, translating to MEILIIDHRPIVRSGLRTLLSDFPGFHICGEAISKEEAIPFIRQSPPDLLIANWCLGTLSGLELIQEVRTNGYCGKSLVLAESVTQQEFYEVKTSKVDGLLASTATEEEFMCALNLIRLGRTYYDSQLLVNLLANTADKKPENPPHDQLTNKELEVLQALGQGLSNRQIAGDLFVTEFTVKKHVSQVLAKLGLADRTHAALYANAKGIARYEVSV from the coding sequence ATGGAGATACTGATCATCGATCACAGACCAATTGTCCGAAGCGGACTGCGAACACTGCTATCGGATTTCCCTGGCTTTCATATCTGCGGGGAAGCCATATCAAAGGAGGAGGCGATCCCCTTCATCAGACAGAGTCCGCCCGACCTGCTGATTGCTAATTGGTGTCTTGGTACTCTGAGCGGGCTTGAGCTCATACAAGAGGTCAGAACGAATGGCTATTGCGGAAAGTCACTAGTGCTGGCGGAGTCCGTCACTCAGCAGGAATTTTATGAGGTGAAAACATCCAAGGTGGACGGACTGCTCGCCAGCACTGCAACGGAGGAGGAATTCATGTGTGCACTGAATCTCATCCGCCTGGGAAGGACTTACTATGATTCTCAACTGTTGGTGAACCTGCTTGCCAACACAGCAGACAAGAAACCGGAGAACCCTCCTCATGATCAGTTAACCAACAAAGAACTCGAAGTCCTTCAAGCACTCGGGCAAGGGTTGTCAAATCGCCAAATTGCAGGAGACCTGTTTGTCACGGAGTTCACCGTCAAAAAGCATGTCAGCCAGGTGCTGGCCAAACTCGGTCTTGCAGATCGGACGCATGCTGCGTTATACGCGAATGCGAAAGGGATTGCACGTTATGAAGTGAGTGTTTGA
- a CDS encoding ATP-binding protein, giving the protein MENQRIRQLVTYPAPFLLLVATSLCPCGYFGSPEHYCAYTSHQIRDYPADSIRPAARPSRFCIDAEGCRATERHSSS; this is encoded by the coding sequence ATTGAAAATCAGCGGATACGACAGTTGGTGACCTACCCGGCACCGTTCCTTCTGCTAGTGGCAACGAGCCTATGCCCCTGCGGATACTTCGGGTCTCCAGAACACTATTGCGCATACACGTCTCACCAGATCCGCGACTACCCAGCTGATAGCATCCGGCCCGCTGCCCGACCGTCTAGATTTTGTATTGACGCTGAAGGATGTCGGGCTACAGAAAGACACTCTTCGAGTTAG
- a CDS encoding ATP-binding protein, translating to MEDYGLVFTASAAWLRRTENPRSVRLTGHRIIRLPLISLVGGGTYSKPIEISLAHRDVLFLGELVEFSCKTLDILRQPMLRGY from the coding sequence ATAGAAGATTATGGGCTAGTCTTTACAGCGTCTGCCGCCTGGTTAAGGAGAACCGAGAACCCCCGGTCCGTTCGCCTCACTGGTCACCGTATCATTCGGCTTCCGCTAATTTCCCTCGTAGGTGGCGGCACGTATTCGAAACCGATCGAGATCTCGCTTGCCCACCGTGACGTGCTCTTCCTGGGCGAGCTCGTTGAGTTCTCCTGCAAGACGCTCGACATCCTGCGGCAGCCAATGTTAAGGGGATATTGA
- a CDS encoding endonuclease translates to MIVLMVISLFSPGILTVNAAGAAVQVKSSAMTVQEAIDNNSGTGTVRGYIVGFIKSAGNVSRTEFGSDLNLAIADMPGETDVAKMLYVQLTTNFRSDWGLQTNADLLDKQVDISGSLEAYFNAAGLKSPSSIQFADDEQLPTPEPAPVMSIAEAREAGPAKEVTIKGVITAKLKNTISIQDGTGGLAVRPTSLAAEVGDEVTLTGKLTDYRGLLQLDSAKLVEKAVSTVPDAKEVTGADIGEVTESQLVTVHNVTLSSKEQGTGWANFIATDGSEFTVRDENDSLGLQAGMTYDSITGIVQQFDDVYQVIPRSAADIVADASVVQPVTADPGSGTFIDGVNVTLTTGTVDTEILYTLDGTDPVENGATYALPLEITDDVQLKAVAKTADGRTSIVQTFDYFITDALKIHDIQGPGHDSPFAGQTVEGVKGIVTYKYVIQGSTYYHIQTPDDQRDGDLRTSEAIVLYSGKDTWNLKEGDLVSVGGQVSEYAIDGYSDRQQTDLRTTQINVRDDRGGTVKILERGVKLPEPFVIDESNLPKDAILSEGLKEFDPAKYAGDFWESREAMRVQVGDVKAVGPQQHGDLATVFGSRKTDTKNGGVLLRQDKPNADLIQFRLEPNTTARNFEVATGDKFKGPIVGVVGYSFQNYKIFVGYEEMQDKYVKGSAVPEMTTIVKNPEKLTIASYNLENFSNNRKTTSDDKAGKLARAIANDMHSPDIVGVTEVQDNNGPDAGGPEANESYERLIQAIVEAGGVKYEYVNIDPVNNEDGGQPNANIRVGFLYNPERVSLKGGVPHGDAMTPVGYENGGLTVNPGRIDPSNPAFASSRKPLAAEFTFDGEDVIVIANHWNSKGGDTPLFGAIQPPVYKSEIQRKKIAQIVHDFVADVKTKNPDANIVSVGDYNDFQFSDALKIFEGDLMTNLVNKVPESSRYSYVYQGNSQVLDHVLVSNNLADEAEIGMLHVNADYTDMAGRASDHDPVLIQVSLVKPQMIAEKFYEFKAFKTKKLIIGKPSVDVLVGAQSAIREGILFTGNYAKFHGEGLKDVIVTIKPSKPEAVIDFAGTSVKKVVVDGKNVKEIKGAENIQEIEFTNGATKEAIKITNSKGGPIGVPSFPNEPIPPVITKKMSNLTLRSGEEIVINLSEYFEQTADSSLTFSSTKGLVDGNILTLHLDEGNHIVGVTAKNKYNLSATQSFSVTVLAKDQSDSPYYQNAAGKEGEALKNALHTIISDHRKLTYGEVWDALKQTDEDPNNEDNVILLYSGDSRPKSKSGGNVGDWNREHVWAKSHGDFGTSVGPGTDIHHLRPTDVQVNSTRGNLDFDNGGASVKACNGCFRSANSWEPPDRVKGDVARMLFYMATRYEVGDKVDLELNEKLNNGKDPYHGKLSVLLQWHLQDPVDEFEEKRNETIYEIQGNRNPFIDHPEWVHLIWDIPNRSSDLRIAS, encoded by the coding sequence ATGATTGTGCTTATGGTTATTAGTTTGTTTTCACCCGGGATACTTACAGTAAATGCAGCAGGAGCTGCCGTGCAAGTGAAGTCTTCTGCTATGACAGTCCAGGAAGCCATCGACAATAATAGTGGAACTGGTACAGTCAGGGGATATATCGTCGGGTTCATTAAATCAGCTGGTAATGTTTCGAGAACTGAGTTTGGTAGTGACTTGAACCTTGCTATAGCGGACATGCCAGGAGAGACAGACGTGGCAAAAATGTTGTATGTCCAGCTTACTACGAATTTTCGTTCAGATTGGGGCTTGCAAACAAACGCGGACTTGCTTGACAAACAAGTGGATATTTCGGGAAGTCTTGAAGCTTATTTCAACGCAGCAGGTCTAAAAAGCCCATCCAGTATCCAGTTTGCTGATGACGAACAGCTTCCAACACCTGAGCCTGCGCCGGTTATGTCAATTGCAGAAGCCCGGGAAGCTGGCCCTGCTAAGGAAGTAACCATTAAAGGGGTCATCACCGCAAAGCTGAAAAACACAATTTCCATTCAGGATGGGACAGGCGGTCTTGCCGTCCGTCCGACGAGCCTCGCGGCAGAGGTGGGAGATGAAGTGACCCTCACAGGCAAGCTGACCGACTATCGCGGACTGCTGCAGCTCGACAGTGCAAAACTCGTGGAGAAAGCCGTTTCAACAGTACCGGATGCTAAAGAAGTGACGGGTGCGGATATCGGCGAAGTAACGGAATCCCAGCTGGTGACCGTCCATAACGTCACCCTGTCGAGCAAGGAGCAGGGGACCGGCTGGGCGAACTTCATTGCAACAGATGGTTCGGAATTCACCGTCCGGGATGAAAATGACTCCCTCGGCCTGCAGGCAGGCATGACGTATGATTCGATCACCGGCATCGTCCAGCAGTTCGACGATGTCTATCAGGTCATCCCGCGCAGTGCGGCGGATATCGTGGCGGATGCATCCGTCGTCCAGCCAGTCACAGCGGATCCGGGAAGCGGGACATTCATCGATGGTGTCAATGTAACATTGACAACAGGCACAGTAGATACGGAAATCCTCTATACGCTGGACGGGACCGATCCGGTTGAGAACGGAGCGACATACGCGTTACCGCTTGAAATCACGGACGACGTCCAGCTGAAGGCGGTTGCGAAAACAGCGGACGGCCGGACATCGATTGTCCAGACATTCGACTATTTCATCACCGATGCACTCAAGATCCATGACATCCAGGGGCCGGGCCACGACTCGCCGTTCGCAGGACAGACTGTGGAAGGCGTCAAGGGCATCGTGACATACAAATATGTCATCCAGGGATCGACGTATTACCATATCCAGACGCCGGATGACCAGCGGGACGGCGATCTGCGGACGTCCGAAGCGATTGTCCTGTACAGTGGGAAAGATACATGGAACCTGAAGGAAGGCGATCTGGTATCGGTCGGCGGCCAGGTGAGCGAGTACGCGATCGATGGGTACTCCGACCGTCAGCAGACCGACCTGAGAACGACGCAGATCAACGTCCGGGATGACCGGGGCGGTACCGTGAAGATTCTGGAACGCGGCGTCAAGCTGCCGGAACCATTCGTGATCGACGAATCGAACCTGCCGAAAGATGCTATCCTGAGCGAAGGGCTGAAGGAATTCGATCCTGCGAAATACGCAGGCGATTTCTGGGAGAGCCGGGAAGCGATGCGCGTCCAGGTCGGTGATGTGAAAGCGGTCGGTCCGCAGCAGCACGGAGATCTTGCGACTGTGTTCGGAAGCCGGAAAACGGACACGAAGAACGGCGGCGTCCTGCTTCGGCAGGACAAGCCGAACGCGGATCTTATCCAGTTCCGACTTGAGCCGAATACGACCGCCCGCAATTTCGAAGTGGCGACGGGCGACAAGTTCAAGGGACCGATCGTCGGCGTGGTCGGGTATTCATTCCAGAACTATAAGATCTTCGTCGGCTATGAGGAGATGCAGGACAAGTACGTGAAAGGATCTGCTGTACCGGAAATGACGACCATCGTGAAAAATCCGGAGAAGCTGACGATTGCGTCGTACAACTTGGAGAACTTCTCGAACAACCGTAAAACGACGTCAGATGATAAGGCCGGGAAACTCGCGCGGGCGATCGCCAACGACATGCACAGTCCGGATATTGTCGGCGTAACGGAAGTGCAGGACAACAACGGACCGGATGCCGGCGGACCTGAAGCGAATGAAAGCTACGAGCGCCTGATCCAGGCGATCGTGGAAGCGGGCGGTGTGAAGTATGAGTATGTCAATATCGACCCGGTCAACAACGAAGACGGCGGGCAGCCGAATGCGAACATCCGCGTCGGATTCCTGTACAACCCGGAGCGGGTATCACTGAAGGGCGGCGTGCCGCATGGGGATGCTATGACACCGGTCGGGTATGAGAACGGCGGCCTGACCGTGAATCCGGGGCGGATCGATCCGTCGAACCCGGCGTTCGCAAGCAGCCGGAAACCGCTGGCTGCGGAGTTCACGTTCGACGGTGAGGATGTCATCGTCATCGCGAACCATTGGAACTCGAAAGGCGGAGACACGCCGCTGTTCGGCGCAATCCAGCCGCCGGTGTACAAGAGTGAAATCCAGCGTAAGAAGATTGCCCAGATCGTCCATGACTTCGTGGCCGATGTAAAGACGAAGAACCCGGACGCAAACATCGTATCCGTCGGGGATTACAACGATTTCCAATTTTCGGATGCTTTGAAAATCTTCGAAGGCGATCTGATGACGAACCTGGTCAACAAGGTGCCTGAATCGAGCCGCTATTCGTATGTGTACCAGGGCAATTCACAAGTGCTCGACCACGTGCTCGTGTCGAACAACCTTGCAGATGAGGCGGAAATCGGTATGCTGCATGTGAACGCGGATTACACGGATATGGCGGGCCGTGCGAGCGATCACGATCCTGTTCTGATCCAAGTTTCACTAGTCAAACCGCAGATGATAGCTGAGAAGTTCTATGAATTTAAAGCCTTCAAAACAAAAAAATTGATTATCGGGAAACCGAGTGTAGACGTTCTGGTAGGTGCCCAGTCCGCAATCCGTGAAGGCATTCTATTTACTGGCAACTATGCGAAGTTTCACGGTGAAGGTTTGAAAGATGTAATTGTTACTATTAAGCCATCGAAACCCGAAGCGGTTATTGATTTCGCTGGAACTTCAGTGAAGAAGGTTGTAGTAGACGGAAAGAATGTAAAGGAAATAAAAGGAGCCGAAAACATTCAAGAGATTGAATTTACAAACGGAGCTACAAAAGAAGCAATTAAAATCACAAATTCAAAAGGGGGCCCCATTGGGGTTCCTTCTTTTCCTAATGAACCGATTCCTCCGGTGATCACTAAAAAAATGTCTAACTTGACATTGCGATCAGGTGAGGAAATTGTAATCAATCTTAGCGAATACTTCGAACAGACGGCAGATAGTTCACTGACATTCTCATCTACTAAAGGTTTAGTTGACGGGAACATCCTGACCCTGCACTTAGATGAAGGCAATCATATAGTTGGAGTGACTGCTAAAAATAAATATAACCTAAGTGCCACACAATCTTTTTCAGTTACTGTACTAGCAAAGGATCAATCTGATTCCCCCTATTATCAAAATGCAGCAGGAAAAGAAGGGGAGGCTTTAAAAAATGCTTTACATACTATTATTTCTGACCATCGCAAGCTGACATACGGAGAAGTATGGGATGCATTGAAGCAGACAGATGAGGATCCTAACAATGAAGATAATGTAATTCTCCTTTATTCAGGTGACTCTCGCCCAAAAAGTAAGAGTGGTGGCAATGTCGGAGACTGGAACCGCGAACATGTATGGGCTAAATCACATGGTGATTTCGGAACTTCCGTAGGTCCAGGAACAGATATCCATCATTTGCGACCAACTGATGTCCAAGTTAATAGCACGCGTGGAAATCTGGACTTTGATAATGGTGGCGCATCAGTTAAAGCGTGTAACGGGTGCTTTAGATCTGCAAACTCTTGGGAACCGCCAGATCGGGTAAAAGGAGACGTTGCTCGTATGTTGTTTTACATGGCAACCCGGTATGAAGTAGGCGATAAAGTAGATCTAGAATTGAATGAAAAGCTGAATAACGGGAAAGATCCATATCACGGGAAGTTGTCCGTTCTTCTGCAATGGCACTTGCAAGACCCAGTTGACGAATTTGAAGAGAAGCGAAACGAGACAATTTATGAAATCCAAGGAAATCGAAATCCGTTTATTGATCATCCGGAATGGGTTCATCTTATATGGGATATACCAAACAGGTCATCTGACTTACGCATTGCTTCTTAA
- a CDS encoding Ig-like domain-containing protein, with product MTKQPFKTISKAALAATFAAAAIVPMASVPASAATSSQVDHVVINQGGQMLTVDANLYNEAINEGFIDTSKISYVKSGTDFYAIGDFNEAVNETSSTAAALQMLNEANAQKTVTAVEGKFDSNGNLIPSATTPAKDLKVESVTAINSTELQVKYTQPVDGFTATDLDNYVITINDQKYGEDYTSAYDDEDGIIANNVNKIDFSEDMKTVTFKLNAGKELDNGDKYSIDVKDSVLSADGTKGVVRYGDTQKVFQDYNAPKLLNASLNAANKLVLTFDEPVKAVEDDFKVTVDGQPVDVTASTNVLDYSVVSDTALSGDKIKVGTHNVVVYNARDLVENNGNGGNKTAIAKQSYTVKEGVAPYVTDVKPLDFNSFRVYFSEPVTDAKVVVKKGTAEFYNQVDSTEEKTYVDVHLPLSTSLKNGAAQGALTHLYEEGDNSVNVSLTVSDFKDEDQLFGEKYTSTLNLKRDANTPKAVGQAKNSISGNSLMIALNRTGITVADYSKITVKDKDGVTRTLLTEEAGASVTSSTLSLVLDNGEGAAITNTELEKMAPFTVNFAAGALEIDTDQVDVASIDYIAGEFTNTLKNTSFSTNVNKSGETGYKAVEAVANEGVSIANSVEKGSLVNTITVNYKEKMGPSAGNLSNYTLDGDSFPAGSTITMDGSNKKVTITIPKETFTKDVQHKLVISDNVLTEKGEHVVGNIATKEVFMSQLLEIKDNVAPTLQSATFVLSTEEDKTTDTIELTFSENVNGTSISNENFVVIAHDGTELKATVADIEETGKKATLKLADDKSVNISQAVKVKVVPKSETESKVDQVITDNNGNLLMSGTVVTAKGTKVVTIPAP from the coding sequence ATGACAAAACAGCCTTTCAAGACGATTTCAAAAGCAGCTCTAGCGGCTACTTTTGCAGCGGCAGCAATTGTTCCTATGGCTTCTGTTCCAGCATCTGCTGCAACATCTAGCCAAGTAGACCACGTTGTAATCAACCAAGGCGGACAAATGCTTACTGTAGATGCTAATCTGTATAATGAAGCAATCAATGAAGGATTCATTGACACTTCAAAAATCTCTTATGTAAAATCAGGTACTGATTTCTATGCAATCGGTGATTTCAACGAAGCAGTCAATGAAACCAGCTCAACTGCAGCAGCTTTACAAATGTTAAATGAAGCAAATGCCCAAAAGACAGTAACTGCAGTCGAAGGTAAGTTTGATTCTAATGGTAATCTTATCCCCTCTGCAACAACACCAGCCAAAGATTTGAAAGTTGAATCAGTAACTGCAATCAATAGCACTGAATTGCAAGTGAAATATACTCAACCTGTGGATGGTTTTACTGCTACTGATTTGGATAACTATGTCATCACAATCAATGACCAAAAATATGGAGAAGATTATACTTCGGCATATGATGATGAAGATGGAATTATCGCTAATAATGTGAATAAAATTGATTTCAGTGAAGATATGAAAACAGTGACCTTTAAATTAAATGCTGGTAAAGAATTAGATAATGGCGATAAATATAGCATTGATGTCAAGGACAGTGTTCTCTCCGCTGACGGTACAAAAGGTGTAGTTCGTTATGGAGACACTCAAAAAGTTTTCCAAGACTATAATGCACCTAAATTGTTGAACGCGTCTTTAAATGCTGCAAACAAATTGGTTCTTACATTTGATGAGCCAGTGAAAGCTGTAGAGGATGATTTTAAGGTTACCGTGGATGGTCAACCGGTGGATGTTACAGCATCTACTAATGTATTAGACTATTCTGTAGTAAGCGATACAGCATTATCAGGTGATAAAATCAAGGTAGGAACACATAATGTTGTTGTATATAATGCTCGTGATTTGGTGGAGAACAACGGAAATGGTGGTAATAAAACTGCTATAGCTAAGCAATCATACACAGTTAAAGAAGGAGTAGCGCCTTATGTAACTGATGTAAAACCTCTCGACTTTAACTCGTTCCGTGTTTATTTCAGTGAACCCGTGACTGATGCGAAAGTTGTCGTGAAAAAAGGCACTGCAGAATTCTATAATCAGGTAGATAGCACTGAAGAAAAAACGTATGTAGATGTACACTTGCCTTTGTCAACTTCACTAAAAAATGGTGCAGCTCAAGGAGCTTTAACTCATCTATATGAAGAAGGAGATAACAGTGTAAATGTAAGCTTAACTGTTTCTGACTTCAAAGACGAGGATCAGTTATTTGGTGAAAAGTATACATCCACTCTAAATCTTAAGCGTGATGCAAATACTCCAAAAGCAGTTGGTCAGGCTAAAAATTCAATTTCTGGCAACTCATTGATGATAGCATTAAACCGTACAGGAATTACTGTTGCTGATTACTCTAAAATCACTGTTAAAGATAAGGATGGGGTAACACGCACACTTCTAACAGAGGAGGCGGGAGCAAGCGTTACAAGTTCTACTCTATCACTTGTTTTAGACAACGGTGAAGGTGCTGCAATCACAAATACAGAACTTGAGAAGATGGCTCCATTTACAGTTAACTTTGCTGCAGGTGCACTTGAAATAGACACTGATCAGGTTGACGTAGCAAGTATTGATTATATTGCAGGGGAATTCACAAATACTTTAAAGAACACATCATTCTCCACTAATGTGAATAAATCAGGTGAAACTGGATATAAAGCAGTTGAAGCGGTTGCCAATGAAGGCGTTTCTATCGCTAATTCAGTTGAGAAAGGTTCACTTGTAAATACTATCACAGTTAATTACAAGGAAAAAATGGGTCCTTCTGCTGGTAATCTCTCTAATTATACGCTAGATGGGGATTCGTTCCCGGCTGGTTCTACTATCACTATGGATGGTTCTAATAAAAAAGTAACCATTACTATTCCTAAAGAAACATTTACGAAAGACGTTCAACACAAGCTTGTTATTAGCGATAATGTTCTCACAGAAAAAGGAGAGCACGTTGTAGGTAATATTGCAACTAAAGAAGTATTTATGTCGCAACTGTTGGAAATCAAAGACAACGTTGCTCCGACTCTACAATCAGCTACTTTTGTTTTGTCAACTGAAGAAGATAAAACAACAGATACTATTGAATTGACATTCAGCGAAAATGTTAACGGAACTTCAATTTCCAATGAAAACTTTGTAGTTATTGCTCATGACGGTACGGAGCTAAAGGCAACTGTAGCTGATATCGAAGAAACGGGTAAAAAAGCTACTCTTAAATTAGCAGATGACAAGTCAGTGAATATTTCACAAGCTGTAAAAGTTAAAGTTGTTCCAAAGTCAGAAACTGAATCAAAGGTAGATCAAGTTATTACTGATAATAACGGCAACCTACTAATGTCCGGAACGGTTGTAACGGCTAAGGGAACCAAAGTTGTTACAATCCCTGCTCCTTAA